The following proteins are co-located in the Candida dubliniensis CD36 chromosome 3, complete sequence genome:
- a CDS encoding increased sodium tolerance protein 1 homologue, putative (Similar to S. cerevisiae IST1;~computational analysis of large-scale protein-protein interaction data in S. cerevisiae suggests that this protein is a translation initiation factor), translating to MQTEEAKKKKKSHNDYYLQQKERPPSPIEIQYNSHITHFWIMARPLAVPPHLNPLRLKTTLKMAISKLKFIQEKKTAITKQQRRQLSELLSQGKESSSKIRVENIIRDDIYIELLEILELYCELLLARLPILLERTTVEKNLQEAVNSIIYSANHTELKELITIKDILIYKFGGPEFAQPILDNKNGEEVPEKVVKRCDIEPPSETLVDLYLCEIARAYNVPYSGLKEEEATNATGDKNNNDDNDDDDDDDGGQKEFGLAEPLGGVAVKPVFKNHDPKIQEESDFDALKARFAALKGTSP from the coding sequence ATGCAAACAGAGgaggcaaaaaaaaaaaaaaaaagtcacAACGATTATTACCTCCAACAGAAAGAGAGACCACCAAGTCCAATTGAAATACAATATAATTCACATATAACCCATTTCTGGATCATGGCTAGACCACTTGCAGTACCACCACATCTCAATCCATTGAGATTGAAAACAACATTGAAAATGGCAATAAGTAAATTAAAGTTTATCCAGGAGAAGAAAACTGCCATCACCAAGCAACAAAGACGTCAATTATCTGAGTTATTATCTCAAGGAAAAGAGTCGAGTAGTAAGATCCGAGTAGAAAACATAATCCGCGATGACAtatatattgaattattggaGATTTTAGAATTGTATTGTGAGTTATTATTGGCACGTTTACCGATATTGTTAGAACGAACTACAGTTGAAAAGAATTTACAGGAAGCCGTTAATAGTATTATTTATTCTGCTAACCATAcagaattgaaagaattgatcACAATTAAAGACATTTTGATATATAAATTTGGTGGACCTGAATTTGCTCAGCCAATATTAGATAACAAAAATGGCGAAGAAGTACCGGAAAAAGTTGTTAAACGATGTGACATTGAACCGCCAAGTGAAACATTGGTCGACTTGTATTTATGTGAAATAGCAAGAGCTTATAATGTACCCTACAGTGGATTAAAGGAAGAAGAGGCAACTAATGCCACGGGTGATAAgaacaataatgatgacaatgatgatgatgatgatgatgatggagGACAGAAAGAATTTGGGTTAGCGGAACCGTTGGGTGGTGTGGCAGTCAAACCTGTCTTTAAGAATCACGATCCTAAAATACAGGAAGAATCTGATTTCGATGCTTTAAAAGCTAGATTTGCTGCATTAAAAGGAACTCTGCCATAG
- a CDS encoding microtubule plus-end binding protein, putative (Similar to S. cerevisiae PAC1;~In S. cerevisiae: protein involved in nuclear migration, part of the dynein/dynactin pathway; targets dynein to microtubule tips, which is necessary for sliding of microtubules along bud cortex): MEKLSILTERQQTELNYAIIQYLQPLCQQDNHALLDQLSKILNIDQWTQESNNVEKVDNYLEKRWSTVLRLQKKIIDLENEISNLNNIINSSNSDNNGIVLSKDKINWIPKGTAKQSYQCENIVTTVKLHPNLPLVLNGCNDGNLYIWNISNDDNTIPEKMIKAHTRAINKICFTYKKPYYLATCSSDLTIKIWDEKFNHIRTLNGHEHTVSSIQFSPIDNSILYSVSRDKNIRVWDIFQGISLKSFVGHSEWCRDLDIVSSDNNGDFVLTCSNDQSARLSHASSGAGLAMIVGHGHVVETVKFLPALQANKILDEYITKNIEQFPTIPLELLKDKTYNQLGFKYCITASRDNTIKLWLIPPPKIAPHRPPLPSKYNNSQSWMIAELRGHSSWVKCLCVHPNGRFIISGSDDKTIKFWDLSSLLETGSVNVVKTIIGHDGFINDIDFARLKEASDSTPTSQEDLLKEVEKRMRCLFISGSADNSIKLWN, encoded by the coding sequence ATGGAAAAATTGCTGATATTGACGGAACGACAGCAAACTGAATTAAACTATGCTATAATACAGTATTTACAGCCATTGTGTCAACAAGACAATCATGCTTTACTCGACCAACTTTCCAAAATACTTAATATAGACCAATGGACACAGGAGTCTaataatgttgaaaaagTAGATAATTACTTGGAGAAAAGATGGTCGACGGTTTTACGGCTTCAAAAGAAGATCATCGAtcttgaaaatgaaattagtaatttgaataacattattaattcttctaattcCGATAATAATGGTATTGTTTTAAGTAAGGACAAAATTAACTGGATACCTAAGGGTACAGCTAAGCAAAGCTATCAATGTGAAAATATTGTAACGACTGTGAAGTTACATCCAAATTTACCCTTGGTGCTCAATGGGTGCAACGATGGAAATCTATATATATGGAATATTTCCAATGACGACAATACGATACCAGAAAAAATGATTAAAGCACATACAAGAGCAATCAACAAGATATGTTTTACCTATAAAAAGCCATACTATTTGGCTACTTGTTCCTCCGATTTAACTATCAAAATTTGGGATGAGAAGTTTAATCATATTCGTACGTTGAATGGGCATGAGCACACAGTTTCATCAATACAATTTTCTCCAATTGATAATAGCATTTTGTATTCTGTATCACGAGACAAGAATATTCGAGTTTGGGATATTTTTCAAGGCATAAGTTTAAAGAGTTTTGTGGGCCACAGTGAATGGTGTCGAGATTTAGATATTGTACTGCTGGATAATAACGGGGATTTTGTGTTAACTTGTTCAAATGACCAGCTGGCGAGATTGTCTCATGCAAGTAGTGGAGCAGGTTTAGCAATGATTGTTGGTCATGGCCATGTTGTGGAAACAGTCAAATTTCTACCTGCATTGCAAGCCAACAAAATACTCGATGAGTACATAACTAAAAATATTGAGCAGTTTCCTACAATACCTTTGGAACTACTAAAAGACAAGACATATAACCAGTTGGGCTTCAAATACTGTATAACTGCCAGTAGAGATAACACGATCAAGTTATGGTTAATTCCGCCTCCAAAAATTGCACCCCATAGACCACCACTTCCTTCAAAGTACAACAACTCTCAAAGTTGGATGATTGCCGAGCTCAGGGGTCATCTGTCCTGGGTCAAATGTTTATGCGTGCATCCAAATGGGaggtttattattagtggTAGTGATGATAAGACAATCAAGTTTTGGGATTTGTCTAGCTTGTTGGAAACGGGGTCAGTAAATGTGGTTAAAACTATTATAGGTCACGATGGATTCATAAACGACATTGATTTTGCTCGGTTGAAGGAGGCAAGTGATCTGACTCCAACTAGTCAGGAAGATTTGTTGaaagaagttgaaaaacGAATGAGGTGTCTATTTATTAGCGGAAGTGCCGATAATTCAATCAAACTATGGAACTAA